From one candidate division WOR-3 bacterium genomic stretch:
- the thiL gene encoding thiamine-phosphate kinase, with amino-acid sequence MNRNMENKGELEIIRYLRKRFPKRRNEIIKGIGDDAMVFRDGYVITTDSFFEKTHFDMAYFSFFNLGYHTMAASLSDIAAMAASPISVLISLCISRKIGMAAIRELYDGFSELTRKYRCDISGGDIVKCPTLGVTITVIGRTKAPLLRSGAKPGNSLYVTNFLGLAEAGRIALQNKYRESEYPDAMKKHLFPEPRIKEAFKIAKYATSCIDTSDGLSTDAFHLAEESGAKIIIEAEHIPIHSEVGKLCAAQRMDPTQFILSAGEDFELLFTAPKLPKISGVTVFRIGRVMKGKGLFLSAAGRERPIRPSGYQHI; translated from the coding sequence ATGAATAGAAATATGGAAAACAAAGGCGAGTTAGAAATTATCCGTTATCTGCGGAAGAGGTTCCCGAAGAGGCGGAATGAAATAATCAAGGGCATCGGTGATGACGCGATGGTTTTCAGGGATGGATATGTCATAACGACTGATTCGTTTTTTGAGAAGACACATTTTGATATGGCCTATTTCTCATTCTTCAATCTTGGATATCACACCATGGCAGCGAGTCTCTCAGACATCGCGGCGATGGCCGCCTCGCCGATATCGGTGCTCATCTCTTTGTGTATTTCAAGAAAGATAGGCATGGCGGCGATTCGTGAATTGTATGATGGATTCAGCGAACTGACACGAAAATACAGATGCGATATCTCGGGTGGTGATATTGTGAAATGTCCGACACTTGGTGTGACGATAACCGTCATCGGTCGCACGAAAGCACCGCTATTACGCTCGGGTGCAAAACCGGGCAATTCTCTATACGTGACAAATTTCCTTGGTTTGGCTGAGGCCGGCCGCATTGCTTTACAGAATAAGTACAGGGAGAGCGAATACCCGGATGCGATGAAGAAGCATCTCTTTCCTGAACCGAGGATCAAAGAGGCATTCAAGATCGCCAAATATGCTACTTCGTGCATTGATACTTCAGACGGTCTATCCACCGATGCATTTCATCTGGCCGAAGAGAGCGGAGCAAAGATCATTATCGAAGCAGAACACATTCCGATCCATTCTGAAGTCGGCAAGTTATGCGCTGCGCAACGTATGGACCCAACACAATTCATACTCTCTGCCGGTGAGGACTTCGAGTTACTTTTCACCGCGCCAAAATTGCCGAAGATATCCGGAGTCACGGTATTCAGAATTGGTAGAGTCATGAAGGGGAAAGGTTTGTTCCTTTCTGCTGCGGGCCGAGAGCGCCCCATTCGGCCTTCAGGATACCAACACATCTGA
- the purM gene encoding phosphoribosylformylglycinamidine cyclo-ligase yields MLYKNAGVDIDSLNLVRKGIGKHVKKTFSRGARSEFGLFGGIYSINNDILISSCDSVGTKILIACATDINNTVGADLVNHCVNDILTTGALPLFFMDYIGFSKVRQKILVDIVSGLAKACMKEKMALIGGETAQLSRFYPEGVYDLVGFIVGKVSKKDYIDPLTRIKTGHIILGLRSSGLHTNGYSLARRALLRKYRLSSYVPRLKCTLAQELLKIHRSYRRELQPRLKYVKGLAHITGGGFYDNIERILPPGKSAIIRKNAWQPQPVFQLIQELGKVPDDEMYRVFNMGIGMCVIIDKKHMKYFNPIKAKIIGEIVKGNFGTRLE; encoded by the coding sequence ATGTTATATAAGAATGCCGGCGTTGATATCGATTCTTTGAACCTGGTGAGAAAGGGCATCGGTAAACATGTAAAAAAGACGTTCAGCCGTGGTGCACGTTCTGAATTTGGATTGTTCGGCGGCATATACTCGATCAACAACGATATTCTCATCAGCAGCTGCGATAGCGTGGGCACCAAAATACTCATCGCCTGCGCAACCGATATCAATAATACGGTGGGAGCCGACCTCGTTAACCATTGTGTCAACGACATTCTCACCACCGGAGCCCTGCCTCTTTTCTTCATGGACTACATCGGCTTTTCAAAGGTACGCCAGAAAATTCTGGTCGACATTGTCAGCGGCCTGGCAAAAGCATGTATGAAAGAAAAAATGGCCCTCATTGGTGGTGAGACCGCTCAGCTGTCTCGATTCTACCCGGAAGGGGTCTATGATCTCGTTGGTTTCATCGTCGGGAAAGTCAGCAAGAAAGACTACATCGACCCTTTGACACGCATCAAAACGGGCCATATCATTCTTGGACTGAGATCATCAGGGCTACACACCAACGGTTATTCTCTGGCTCGCCGTGCCCTATTAAGAAAGTACCGCCTTTCTTCATATGTTCCCCGCCTTAAGTGCACCTTAGCCCAAGAATTGCTGAAAATTCACCGGTCATATCGCAGAGAGCTCCAGCCACGGTTGAAATATGTAAAGGGGCTGGCACATATAACCGGAGGCGGGTTCTACGACAACATCGAGCGCATTCTGCCACCCGGGAAATCAGCCATTATAAGAAAGAATGCATGGCAGCCTCAACCTGTTTTCCAGCTGATACAGGAATTAGGTAAGGTACCTGATGATGAAATGTATCGTGTCTTCAATATGGGTATAGGAATGTGCGTCATCATCGACAAGAAGCACATGAAATATTTCAACCCGATCAAAGCAAAGATCATCGGTGAGATTGTAAAGGGAAATTTCGGAACCCGACTGGAATAG
- a CDS encoding gliding motility-associated C-terminal domain-containing protein, which produces MLFVIVLLLGDSPVIITEVMSNVRGPELSCGDRNEFVEIYNQSADTVDLIAYRIWDFDNAPPDEIWPWTNDSILLNYPSVRTNSTLIYPYTYALILDSEYCSPDTTGGNWQPYTIPDSTLVLTTDETTICDGLTTTDPLIFYSTVDFCTTSFGTPYDSFDNFPSDPGDGISWERVDLDLPDEVSNWHSSIDTSGCTPGRANSVANAFDLAVDSQSIYFVPAVATTGENVQIQVVVENLGLSGTSDYVLAIFEDMNMDSLINSGEIIVELEGLWVNALDSTTLFYTYEHPSQGSHSLGFYVEFPPDVNPANNLAFRLLGVIGEIGELALSPPIFTPNNDGVNDRLQIDYRLPETGGRLTLSIFDTRGIRIHDICRNESWASEQGTFYWDGRASGTDLPIGMYIVYLEYQYHDQVTRSKKTTVLAR; this is translated from the coding sequence GTGTTATTTGTAATTGTATTGCTACTTGGTGATTCCCCCGTCATCATCACCGAAGTAATGTCCAATGTGCGGGGTCCTGAACTGAGTTGCGGCGACCGGAACGAATTCGTCGAAATATACAATCAGAGTGCCGATACTGTCGATCTGATCGCTTATCGCATCTGGGACTTTGACAATGCCCCACCAGACGAGATCTGGCCGTGGACCAATGACTCAATCTTACTGAATTATCCTTCGGTCAGGACAAATTCAACATTGATATACCCGTACACCTATGCCTTGATCCTGGACAGCGAATACTGCAGCCCTGACACCACCGGTGGCAACTGGCAGCCGTATACGATCCCGGATTCAACTCTGGTTTTGACTACCGATGAAACGACGATCTGCGATGGCCTCACTACTACAGATCCGTTAATCTTTTATTCAACTGTCGATTTTTGTACTACATCATTCGGCACACCCTATGACTCGTTTGATAATTTCCCTTCGGATCCGGGTGATGGAATTTCCTGGGAGAGGGTCGACCTGGATCTGCCTGATGAGGTTTCAAACTGGCATTCGTCGATCGACACGTCGGGCTGCACGCCTGGTCGTGCAAACAGTGTTGCCAATGCATTCGATCTGGCGGTAGATTCACAGTCGATTTATTTCGTACCCGCCGTTGCCACTACCGGTGAAAATGTGCAGATCCAGGTGGTGGTTGAAAACCTCGGATTGAGCGGAACGAGCGATTACGTTCTTGCCATCTTTGAAGATATGAATATGGACAGCCTTATTAACAGCGGGGAAATCATAGTTGAACTTGAAGGACTCTGGGTAAATGCGCTGGATAGTACTACGCTCTTCTACACCTACGAGCATCCTTCTCAGGGCAGCCACTCTCTTGGATTCTATGTTGAGTTCCCACCTGATGTTAATCCGGCGAACAATCTTGCGTTCAGGCTACTCGGTGTGATCGGCGAGATAGGAGAACTCGCGCTCTCGCCGCCCATCTTTACCCCTAACAATGACGGGGTAAATGACCGTCTGCAAATCGACTACCGCTTGCCAGAAACCGGCGGGAGATTGACCCTATCAATTTTTGACACAAGGGGGATAAGAATACACGATATCTGCCGGAATGAATCATGGGCCAGCGAGCAGGGAACGTTCTACTGGGACGGAAGAGCATCCGGCACCGATCTGCCCATTGGTATGTATATCGTTTACCTCGAATATCAATACCATGACCAGGTGACACGCTCCAAAAAGACAACCGTACTGGCTCGCTAA
- a CDS encoding 50S ribosome-binding GTPase, with amino-acid sequence MPANLTPQYFDVEKKYREARDLREKLIYLQEMLAIIPKHKGTEKLQADLKTRISKMKETISKQKKSGGTGGAWYQVEKQGAGQIVMVGLPNSGRSSLLNSLTNAHAEVALYPFTTNLPLVGMMEYEDIKIQIVDTPPLYGEAPAWLFGLYRNGDVLLIVLDAQSNIHQDLDSIMDALNARNIFSRDVDSGDTKSSIIVLNKFDSGNQDLLKSFTTQYKEEFQIISVSTKSGEGIEGLKKLIFATLGIIRVYTKKIGHPIEKRDPVVLKVGTTVIDAAEHIHKDFRKNLKFARLWSDANYQGLRVEKNHVLTDGDVLEFHV; translated from the coding sequence ATGCCGGCAAATCTAACACCCCAATACTTCGACGTAGAGAAGAAATACCGCGAAGCAAGAGACTTGCGCGAGAAACTTATTTATCTCCAGGAAATGCTTGCGATCATCCCAAAGCACAAGGGTACTGAAAAACTTCAGGCCGATCTGAAGACGAGAATCTCCAAGATGAAGGAAACGATAAGCAAGCAGAAGAAATCAGGCGGGACAGGCGGGGCATGGTATCAGGTTGAGAAGCAGGGCGCGGGCCAGATCGTAATGGTTGGATTGCCCAATTCGGGCAGGTCATCCCTCTTGAATTCGCTGACCAACGCTCACGCCGAGGTTGCGCTCTACCCGTTCACAACAAACCTGCCACTGGTTGGAATGATGGAGTACGAAGACATAAAGATTCAGATCGTCGATACGCCGCCTCTGTATGGCGAGGCGCCGGCCTGGCTATTCGGGCTTTACCGCAATGGTGATGTCCTGTTGATCGTCTTGGATGCTCAATCCAATATCCATCAGGACCTTGATTCGATAATGGATGCTTTGAATGCGCGCAATATATTCTCAAGAGACGTTGATTCGGGTGACACAAAGAGCTCCATAATTGTTCTCAATAAATTTGACTCTGGCAACCAGGATCTCCTTAAATCATTCACGACACAGTACAAAGAAGAGTTCCAGATCATCAGCGTTTCGACGAAATCTGGTGAAGGCATCGAAGGATTGAAGAAGCTTATCTTTGCCACGCTGGGGATCATCCGTGTTTACACGAAGAAGATTGGACATCCTATCGAGAAGAGGGATCCGGTCGTCTTGAAAGTAGGCACCACCGTCATTGACGCGGCCGAGCACATACACAAGGATTTCAGAAAGAATCTCAAATTTGCGCGCCTGTGGAGCGATGCGAACTATCAGGGTCTGCGCGTAGAGAAAAACCACGTGCTTACTGACGGGGATGTGCTGGAGTTCCATGTCTGA
- a CDS encoding formate--tetrahydrofolate ligase has protein sequence MKSDIEIAQSARLMPIHELTDSFGIHEDCVFPYGKYKAKICLDVFNKIRNNPSGKIILVTAMTPTAFGEGKTTVAIGLSMGMNKTGKRSIVALREPSLGPVFGIKGGATGGGYAQVVPMEDINLHFTGDIHAVGTAHNLLSAVLDNHIHFGNQLDIDEREIYFTRAMDMNDRSLRRIVIGLGGRANGPAREDGFIITTASEVMAILALSRSDAELKERLGNILVASNMEKEPVFAKDLHVHGAMAALLNQAIMPNIAQTIDQTPAFIHCGPFANIAHGTCSIVSMKLAQKFSEYTIVEAGFGSDLGGEKFIDIVSRIGDINVDAAVIVATIRALMLHGGAPEKDTDAGTIENLKKGLPNLGKHIENMRKFGLPLVVAINIFEGDSEEEIRIVKEYCLVQNTPAAETRVFTQGADGALELAEMLIRTTQNEESKMKPIYELGDTVEKKIETVAREIYGAEGVNYTTRAERDIRRIVKYGMDGLPVCIAKTNSSLSDDPKLLGRPENFKITITGVNISAGAGFLVPLAGDVMLMPGLPKVPNATKIDIDDTGRIHGLS, from the coding sequence ATGAAAAGCGATATTGAAATAGCTCAATCTGCAAGGTTGATGCCGATCCATGAATTGACGGACAGTTTTGGCATTCATGAAGACTGTGTGTTTCCATACGGCAAATACAAAGCAAAGATTTGTTTGGACGTCTTCAATAAGATCAGGAATAATCCTTCTGGCAAGATCATCCTCGTTACGGCCATGACTCCCACTGCTTTTGGTGAGGGTAAGACCACGGTCGCAATTGGCTTGAGCATGGGCATGAACAAAACAGGCAAGAGATCTATTGTCGCTCTGCGTGAGCCGTCACTTGGTCCTGTCTTCGGTATAAAGGGCGGCGCCACCGGTGGTGGATATGCGCAGGTTGTGCCGATGGAGGACATAAACCTGCACTTTACCGGCGACATCCATGCGGTTGGCACTGCACATAATCTATTATCCGCAGTGCTTGATAATCACATTCATTTCGGGAATCAGCTCGACATCGACGAACGCGAGATATATTTTACGAGGGCGATGGACATGAACGACCGGAGTCTGCGCAGGATCGTTATCGGTCTCGGCGGCAGAGCGAACGGCCCGGCACGGGAAGACGGTTTCATCATAACAACGGCGAGCGAAGTCATGGCAATTCTTGCCCTCTCTAGATCGGACGCCGAGTTGAAAGAAAGGCTGGGGAATATCCTCGTTGCATCCAATATGGAAAAAGAACCCGTATTCGCGAAAGACCTCCATGTTCACGGAGCCATGGCAGCTTTGTTGAACCAGGCGATAATGCCGAATATCGCGCAGACGATCGACCAGACCCCGGCATTCATACATTGCGGTCCTTTTGCGAATATCGCTCACGGGACCTGTAGTATCGTTTCCATGAAATTGGCACAAAAGTTCAGCGAGTATACGATCGTCGAGGCCGGGTTTGGCTCGGATCTGGGCGGCGAGAAATTCATAGATATTGTCTCCCGCATTGGAGATATCAATGTCGATGCCGCCGTGATCGTTGCGACCATCAGGGCCTTGATGCTTCATGGCGGCGCTCCTGAGAAGGACACGGATGCAGGTACCATAGAAAATCTGAAGAAAGGTCTGCCGAATCTTGGTAAGCATATTGAGAATATGAGAAAGTTTGGGTTGCCGCTTGTTGTTGCCATAAACATATTCGAGGGCGACAGCGAAGAAGAGATCAGGATTGTGAAGGAGTATTGCCTGGTGCAGAACACCCCGGCTGCTGAGACACGTGTGTTCACCCAGGGCGCGGATGGGGCGCTGGAGCTGGCTGAGATGCTTATCCGCACTACCCAAAATGAAGAATCGAAAATGAAGCCAATATACGAGCTGGGTGACACGGTTGAGAAGAAGATTGAAACAGTTGCCCGTGAGATATATGGCGCGGAAGGCGTCAATTATACAACGAGAGCAGAGCGAGACATAAGACGAATAGTGAAGTATGGAATGGATGGACTACCGGTGTGCATCGCCAAAACGAACAGCTCGCTTTCTGATGACCCGAAACTCCTCGGGCGTCCAGAGAATTTCAAGATTACGATCACCGGTGTGAACATATCGGCCGGTGCCGGTTTTCTCGTGCCGCTTGCCGGTGATGTAATGTTGATGCCCGGACTGCCGAAAGTGCCAAATGCCACAAAGATCGATATCGACGATACGGGCAGGATACACGGTCTCTCATGA
- a CDS encoding aspartate carbamoyltransferase catalytic subunit, whose product MSPKKDLLGIEYLSADEIDQYLDLADNFLEVLARPIPIVPSLRGKTILTLFFEASTRTQISFSIAAKRLSADVVNFSQSTSSVKKGETLLDTARNIEAMKVDGVVVRHSAPGAAQFLGQRIDAFVINAGDGAHEHPTQALLDFMTMRQHFGGFKKLNVLIIGDISHSRVARSNIYGLRTLGARVAICAPPTIIPLDIKELGVEVFYNLDEIINDFDVVMALRIQLERQQGGLFPSVREYRTLYGLTRERVRRMKKKSVVMHPGPTNRGVEIDPDVADSEKSVILEQVKNGVALRMAALFIHAGGKIE is encoded by the coding sequence ATGAGTCCTAAAAAAGACCTCCTGGGGATCGAATACCTGAGTGCTGATGAAATAGATCAGTACCTTGACCTTGCTGATAATTTTCTGGAGGTGCTAGCTCGTCCGATACCGATCGTTCCCTCGTTGCGCGGCAAGACAATTTTGACCCTGTTCTTCGAGGCGTCAACCCGAACGCAGATATCTTTCAGTATTGCTGCAAAGCGGCTGTCGGCGGACGTCGTCAATTTCTCCCAATCCACATCAAGCGTGAAGAAGGGCGAGACCTTGCTGGATACGGCGCGTAACATCGAGGCGATGAAAGTCGATGGTGTTGTCGTCAGGCACTCGGCGCCCGGTGCGGCGCAATTCCTCGGTCAACGAATTGATGCATTTGTCATCAATGCGGGTGATGGAGCGCACGAACACCCAACCCAGGCGCTCCTGGATTTTATGACAATGCGGCAGCATTTCGGAGGCTTCAAAAAACTGAACGTTCTCATCATCGGTGATATAAGCCATTCACGTGTCGCCAGGTCGAATATCTATGGTCTACGAACTCTTGGCGCGCGGGTCGCGATCTGCGCACCGCCGACAATTATACCGCTGGACATCAAGGAGTTAGGTGTAGAGGTGTTCTACAACCTCGACGAGATCATAAACGATTTTGATGTTGTTATGGCACTGCGCATACAGTTGGAGCGTCAGCAGGGTGGTCTGTTTCCTTCAGTGAGGGAGTACCGGACACTCTACGGCTTGACGAGAGAGAGAGTTCGAAGAATGAAGAAGAAGAGTGTTGTCATGCATCCGGGCCCGACGAACCGGGGAGTAGAGATCGACCCCGATGTGGCTGACAGTGAGAAATCGGTCATTCTGGAACAGGTAAAGAACGGAGTGGCGCTGCGAATGGCAGCACTGTTCATACACGCGGGAGGCAAGATTGAGTAA
- a CDS encoding dihydroorotase — protein MLLKGARVIDPASNLDAKRDILIRDRKVARIEKSIADRKARVLNARDLIVVPGLIDLHCHLRDPGRPDEETIETGSHAAVAGGFTSICCMPNTDPAIDNDGIVNYIYKEAARVGLCNVFPISAITKNRSGKELTEFGELLKAGAKGFSDDGDTVADNNVMRHALEYSRIFDVPIFEHPIDKNLAQDGLMNEGLVSTRLGLKGSPAIAEEMIVARDLLLAKFTGARLHLCHISTKGAVELIRRAKKEGVRVTCETCPHYFYFIDEVLESFDANYKVNPPIRSEADRQAIIEGLKDGTIDCIATDHAPHCQAEKELEFANAPYGMIGFETAVSLIIMELINKQKMSWLDVITKMTVNPARLIKISAGTISPGMVANVTMIAPDRKWKVTEDKIRSRSKNTPLMDRELKGRVKNVILKGVVKYSLRD, from the coding sequence ATGTTGCTTAAGGGCGCAAGGGTGATCGATCCTGCCTCTAATCTCGACGCAAAACGTGATATATTGATCAGAGACCGTAAGGTCGCAAGAATTGAAAAATCAATTGCCGACAGGAAGGCGCGAGTCCTGAACGCAAGAGATTTAATAGTTGTCCCCGGGTTGATAGACCTCCATTGTCATTTGCGGGATCCGGGCAGGCCAGATGAAGAGACGATCGAAACGGGCAGCCACGCTGCAGTCGCCGGTGGATTTACGAGCATCTGTTGTATGCCCAACACGGATCCGGCAATAGACAACGACGGCATCGTTAATTACATCTACAAGGAAGCAGCGAGGGTTGGATTGTGTAATGTATTTCCAATAAGTGCCATAACCAAGAACCGCAGTGGCAAGGAACTTACTGAATTTGGCGAGTTGCTGAAAGCCGGCGCCAAGGGTTTCAGCGACGACGGCGATACGGTGGCCGACAACAACGTCATGCGCCACGCGTTGGAATATTCCAGGATTTTTGATGTTCCCATATTCGAGCATCCGATTGACAAAAATCTCGCGCAGGACGGGTTGATGAATGAGGGGTTAGTCTCAACACGCCTTGGTCTGAAGGGATCGCCCGCGATCGCTGAGGAAATGATAGTTGCCCGGGACTTACTGCTGGCCAAATTCACGGGTGCCCGTCTGCACCTTTGTCATATCTCGACAAAGGGTGCGGTTGAATTGATCCGAAGAGCGAAAAAAGAAGGTGTGCGTGTTACCTGCGAGACCTGTCCTCATTACTTCTATTTCATTGATGAGGTGCTGGAATCGTTCGATGCGAATTATAAAGTGAACCCGCCGATCAGAAGCGAAGCAGACCGTCAGGCGATCATCGAGGGGCTGAAAGACGGGACGATCGATTGTATCGCAACTGATCACGCTCCACACTGCCAGGCTGAAAAGGAGCTTGAATTTGCCAATGCGCCTTATGGTATGATCGGATTTGAGACCGCCGTGTCTTTGATAATCATGGAGCTCATTAATAAACAGAAGATGAGCTGGCTGGATGTAATTACCAAGATGACGGTCAATCCGGCAAGGTTGATCAAGATTAGTGCTGGGACCATCAGTCCTGGCATGGTGGCTAACGTAACGATGATCGCGCCGGATAGAAAGTGGAAAGTCACCGAAGACAAAATACGATCGCGATCCAAGAATACTCCCTTGATGGACAGGGAGTTGAAGGGTCGGGTTAAGAACGTTATTCTTAAAGGTGTAGTAAAATACTCTTTAAGGGATTAA
- the gcvH gene encoding glycine cleavage system protein GcvH, which produces MANVIDGVKYTKEHEWIKIEGDKAVEGLTDYAQSELSDIVMVELPAVGKKIKAGDSVGTIEAVKAVSDLYAGLSGEVVEVNDKVVSEPALINKDPYGEGWLYKVKVDDTKEADSLLSPEQYKELIEKH; this is translated from the coding sequence ATGGCTAATGTTATCGACGGTGTCAAATACACCAAAGAACATGAGTGGATTAAGATCGAAGGTGACAAGGCGGTAGAAGGGTTGACCGACTACGCGCAGTCTGAATTGTCTGATATTGTTATGGTTGAATTGCCGGCAGTTGGCAAGAAGATCAAGGCGGGTGATTCGGTTGGGACGATCGAAGCGGTCAAAGCAGTCAGCGATCTGTACGCTGGTCTGAGCGGAGAGGTCGTTGAGGTAAATGACAAGGTTGTGTCAGAGCCCGCATTGATCAACAAAGACCCCTATGGGGAAGGCTGGTTATACAAGGTGAAGGTCGATGATACGAAAGAAGCAGATAGCCTTCTTTCGCCCGAACAATACAAAGAATTGATCGAGAAACATTGA
- the gcvT gene encoding glycine cleavage system aminomethyltransferase GcvT codes for MAKKTPFYDKIVENKGRIVEFADFLMPIQFDGIIPEHNTVRNSVGVFDVSHMGEVEIRGSDRIKFVNYVTTNDASKLALNQVQYSTMLYPDAGIVDDLLVYNLKDRMFLVINASNTEKDFAWIMENKKYDVEITNQSDEIGQLAVQGPKAEPVMQKLFDLDLSTILFYWAVETDMKGIPVILSRTGYTGEDGFEIYLDKKYAADAWDMVFSAGKEFGIKPIGLGARDTLRFEMRYCLYGNDIDKTTNPLEAGLSWIVKLDKEEFIGKDPLQEIKKRGLQRKLVGFEALTKGIPRHLQEIHAGDENVGFVTSGTFAPSLKKGIGMGYVNLAHAEIGNKLKVMGKEPIEVQIIKGPFYKHGSRK; via the coding sequence ATGGCAAAAAAGACCCCTTTTTACGATAAAATAGTCGAAAATAAAGGCAGGATCGTCGAGTTTGCTGATTTCCTGATGCCAATTCAGTTCGATGGTATTATCCCTGAGCATAATACTGTACGAAATTCTGTTGGCGTATTCGATGTTTCCCACATGGGAGAAGTCGAGATCAGGGGCAGCGACCGCATCAAGTTCGTGAACTATGTAACGACGAATGATGCTTCGAAACTTGCTCTGAACCAGGTCCAGTATTCGACCATGCTCTACCCGGATGCCGGTATTGTTGATGATTTGCTGGTATACAACCTAAAAGACAGAATGTTTCTTGTTATTAACGCTTCGAATACAGAAAAAGACTTTGCATGGATAATGGAAAACAAGAAATATGATGTGGAGATCACGAACCAGAGTGATGAAATCGGCCAATTAGCTGTTCAGGGGCCAAAAGCAGAACCTGTTATGCAGAAACTTTTCGATCTGGACCTGTCGACCATTCTCTTCTATTGGGCCGTGGAGACCGACATGAAAGGAATCCCGGTCATCCTGTCTCGTACCGGTTATACTGGCGAGGATGGTTTCGAAATATACCTCGATAAGAAATATGCGGCCGATGCCTGGGATATGGTTTTCAGCGCAGGCAAAGAATTCGGTATAAAACCGATCGGTCTGGGCGCAAGGGATACTCTCCGTTTCGAAATGCGGTATTGTCTTTACGGCAACGACATCGACAAGACAACGAATCCGTTGGAGGCTGGTCTCAGTTGGATCGTGAAACTCGATAAGGAAGAGTTTATCGGCAAAGATCCATTGCAGGAGATCAAAAAACGAGGGTTGCAGCGAAAACTAGTCGGCTTCGAAGCACTGACAAAAGGCATTCCACGACATCTACAGGAGATACATGCGGGTGATGAGAATGTTGGTTTTGTGACATCAGGTACTTTTGCGCCTTCGCTAAAAAAGGGCATTGGTATGGGCTATGTTAATCTGGCACATGCAGAGATCGGCAATAAATTGAAGGTCATGGGCAAAGAACCAATTGAAGTCCAAATAATCAAAGGACCATTCTACAAACATGGATCACGTAAGTAG
- a CDS encoding GIY-YIG nuclease family protein yields the protein MKYFVYILQCADDTLYTGVTKDVKKRIDRHNRGDGARYTRGRVPVTLVYHEELANIKSALARERYLRKLPRTKKKKLIINFQNKYL from the coding sequence ATGAAATACTTTGTCTATATCCTTCAATGTGCTGATGATACCCTATACACAGGTGTCACCAAGGATGTCAAGAAGCGTATTGACCGTCACAATAGAGGAGATGGTGCGCGGTACACGCGTGGGAGGGTGCCAGTGACTCTCGTATATCACGAAGAATTGGCAAACATAAAATCCGCTTTGGCACGAGAGCGTTATCTGAGAAAACTCCCGAGAACCAAAAAGAAAAAGTTAATAATTAACTTCCAAAATAAATATCTGTAG